The nucleotide sequence ATTTCATGCATTCAACTTTTTAAGAGGATGTACAGTGAAGGAGTCAAGCCAACTTTGACTACTTTGACCAGTACATTAATGGCTTGTTCACAATCAGCACAACTATTAGAGGGAAAGTTTGTTCATGGATATATAATACGCAACAGAATACAGCctgatatttttcttaatagcTCACTCATGGATCTGTACTTCAAATGTGGAAAGGTTGAGTCAGCTGAAACTATCTTTAAATTGATGCCGAAGACGACAACAGTTTCTTGGAATGTTATGATTTCTGGATATGTAACTGAAGGGAAACTTTTTGATGCCCTTCGCCTCTTCGGTGAAATGAGCAAATCATTTGTTGAACCAGATGCTATTACTTTCACCAGTGTTTTAGCTGCTTGTTCGCAACTAGCAGCACTAGAGAAGGGTAGAGAAATTCACAATCTGATTGTTGAGAGAAATTTGGGAAACAATGAGGTGGTTATGGGGGCTCTCCTTGATATGTATGCAAAGTGTGGTGCTGTAGAGGAAGCATTTGGTGTTTTCAAATGTTTGCCAGAAAGAGATCTGGTGTCCTGGACTTCCATGATTACTGCTTATGGGTCTCATGGTCGGGTCTATGAAGCTTTGGAGCTTTTTGCTGAAATGCTGCAGTCCAATGTGAAACCTGATAGAGTTACTTTTCTTGCCATATTGTCTGCTTGTAGCCATGCTGGATTGGTTGATGATGGATTATATCATTTCAATCAAATGATCAATGTTTATGGTATCATACCTAGAATTGAACATTATTCATGCTTGATTACTCTTCTTGGACGTGCTGGAAGATTGCATGAAGCGTATGAGATTCTACAAAGCAACCCTGAAATCAGTGACGATTTTCAGCTGTTAAGCACCTTATTTTCTGCATGTCGTTTACACAAAAATCTTGATTTAGGGGTTGAAATTGCAGAAAACCTTATTGACAAGGATCCTGATGATTCATCAACCTATATTATCTTATCGAATATGTATGCTTCTTTCGGTAAATGGGATGAGGTACGGATGGTCAGATCTAAGATGAAAGATCTTGGATTAAAGAAGAATCCGGGGTGTAGTTGGATTGAGATTAACGAGAAGATCGTTCCTTTTTTTGTCGAAGACAATTCACACTATCATCTAGAAGGGATTGGTAACATCCTTTCGTATCTAACTAGTCACATGGAAGACGAGTGTAAACCAATTTATATGTCAGTTTGATGTTGAAGCAAAACAATTTTACTATCTCAAATTAGCAAAACGGGATAAGCTTAGAAGATGGACATGATGAGGATCCTGAGACAATGATCTTTGGTGTGTGCAACTGCTCTTTTAATTTAACTTATCAAAATCTAAAATGGCTCACAAAATCACAAAGAAACTGACTTTCCCTTGTTTGATTGCAGATTTCACCAAGGCTTACCAACTCAATGGATAATTGGAGCTATCATTCATAACATGTGGAAGAAAATGTGCTTTATGCATAATGCCCATTCATCATATAcgaacttgtttttttttttttttaaagagcagGTGCGTCTACATATAGAAATACATACATGCACATGACGTAGAGCCTTCTCTCCATCTATATCATCTATCAATCAATGTACTAAAGGAAAATAGGTTCAACATTACACTGGTAGTCTGGTATGATTGCAATTGCTAAACGTAAGTTTGAACCATAGCAGTACATTTCTGCACATAACTTAAATTTGTGACAATATGTACCTAGGTGAGTTATACAACAAAGAACATGACCAGTTACTTGATCCATATGGTATCTGATCCGTATACAGAATAAGAGATATTGGtgcatataataaaataatagttgGCCCTTTGAGGTATCTTTTTGTGAATTTGATATCATATTACCTTCCCCAACATGTTAAATGTACTTATTTGACTTAAATATTGTAGGCATATTTACAGTATGACATATCTGAGAATTACGATATGGCTGCGGTACTAGTGCGGTAGGCACTATAATCTCTTTAATGTTCTtggtatttgtttttttcttgaagAACAATCTATTCAAAGTAGCAGATATATTGCCCGTCCTCTGAACTCAATTGATTCTTCTTATAGTACTAATGCTCAAATGAGCAGCATCTTGAAGGAATAGAAGTTAATATCCATGTCTGCCACAGACACTATTCAATAGCTTCATAGGGAAACAACGTTGTGTCATAAAATCCAACAGTACGAAGCATCCAACCAAGCAGGTATATAGTACACAAACAAAACACACCATAATGAAGTCCAATTTTCAGATACACACAACACACCATAAGATGAGAAGTGGTTGCAATATTCATGCTATGCTATATTGGAACTCTCCTCATCTTTAGTTtctgttttcttcttcccttccCCTGTTCCAGGTATGGCTTGATATGCACACATGTTCTGGTTCTGATTCTTTTGACCATACATACAGCCTATTCTGTTCTCTGACGGGGAAGCTGTTGGTGATGGAGCTGCTGTTAGTGAACCATCAAGATTTACTAGACACAAATCTAGACTCATCACAGTCACAGCTGTGCCTAATGGAGATGCAGAGTTTGAATCAATGATGAATGATATAATATTGACATGGTAGAACTCAGAAGAAGTAAAGATGAGATAGACGCGGCAGCATGATTTCGATTACCTGTAGAACTTGATTTTAGTGGGTTGTCATTTGGATTGTTGGCATAAGTCATTTTGATTACTTTTAGAACTGTAATTAGTAAGTTAAGTTACATTGGGTTCTGATTTTAATGTTAATGAAAAATGACCAAAATTACTTATAATTATCAAGTATGAATTATGATTCCAtttccattttgttttttttttttttgttgtttccttTCTATTTTTGAGTATGTATGCATACTATAGGAATTTATGTCTAGTTTgtgtattgtttttgtttttacacTAGCTACTATCTTGCTATCTGCTATAGCAGTTTTTGGGGTCCGGCACTTCGCGCCGctatttgatatatatttcataaatggTAGAATTTCCCGCGAATgattgactcaaaatttgatttctagatATAAATATGTTATATCAATTTgcaaaaattcaaactttttcactttttgAAACCTCTGAATTAAACTTTCAAACAAATTCTGAATTATACTTTCAATGAAatgtatttttgaaagaaaaaaagcgATAGGCAGAGAGgagccaaaaccattagatAAGGACATTGTATTTTAATGCTATAAACTTTAAATTGagaataagaaaattaaaatgcaggATCTATGCTATACTTCCTCTGATTcttattataaaacaaaaataaaggattATTGATCAGATTGGTAAAGTTCTTGTGTTAATCAATGGGAGTGCCCACCAGACGTagttcaatgttttttttttagagaattaaaatatattttagtaagttaaatataaattaatcatACATATGTCatatagttttttctttaatttgacTGGAACTAGTAGTGTACATATAGTTGTTAGGTCATAATTTAGTGTAAACAAACATCACACAGTAATTgaatcagattttgtcatataaacatttttttgaaatattttaattttcttaatatattaaatgttatattttaatGTGTATAATTGTCTTATAAGTGCAACAACTCAAATGATTGTAAGGACATTTGATATATTGAGGTGCGAGTTTGAATCCATAAttcttcacatttttttttatatttaatgtgTGAGATTCTCGAAAGGAggctatttaaaaaataaaaataaaaagtacaaCTCGATAGCTATTCTCTTAGTCAGTGCACACAGCATGCCATGAAGAGCACGTTAATAGGTCAAGGACTGAATTAGACTAAAATAGTAATACTAGGTAAGTTGTTGGTAGTAGCAACATTTGTAACAGTTTATTGACCCGGTATAGTAGGAGAACACAGATTTCTAATACTTGTGAGTTGTGACATAgacattataaataaattcaaaattatgaCATTGAATACTATGTACTCTACTAATAAGAAACCACGTGTTACTACATAGTTTTACACAcacatatcatcatcatcatcatcatcatacatatatatattgaaagtCCAAAGTGTATAATCAATTCAATTCACTTCACTAAGAAAATGTCAGGGAGTGGCATATTTGCAGAGATTATAGATGGTGATGTTTTCAACTACTATGCAGATGGGAAGTGGAACAAATCCTCTTCTGGAAAATTTGTTCCTATCATCAATCCAACCACTAGAAAAATCCATTTCAAGGTCCAAGGTACATgacatattatatatttaccCTTTTTCTCTCAACCTCAAAATTTACCTTCAATCTTTACACTTTACCGGCCGATTCTATGATGCACAAGTGAGATAAATCTTACACCGTGCATATACTTATTTCTACTATATATTTGATCGATAAGTCTAACCATTGGATCAAAAGTGATATTATGCGAGTTATTGATCTAATGGTCGAAAATATATTTGTGCATGGTGCAAAACTAATTGACTTGTGTATATTAGACAAAGTTCTCTTTACGATCTTTATTgttcaaaattaaatacatatctTGATTTTACTGTTTTCTTCATGTgattcaaaaataatagatatcatggttatattgttgattttatttttttagggtgttacaattttttttagtatttggAATATTAATTCATTTTAATCCAAATGAAAAACAGCTTGTACACAAGAAGAGGTTAACAAGGCCATAGAATCAGCAAAAATTGCTCAAAAATTATGGGCTAAAACTCCACTTTGGAAAAGAGCAGAGTTGCTTCACAAGGCTGCAGCAATATTGAAGGAACACAAAGCACCTATTGCTGAGTGTCTTGTTAAAGAGATTGCAAAACCAGCCAAGGATGCTGTCACTGAAGTATGTATAAACAGTTGaacttttcatttatttaatggtTGTAAAgttcttttctctttcattctttatttttagtgttgaaAGAATATGTTAGTcacaatttataatttgttttttttttttgaaaggacaaTTTGTTGTGTTCAGTTATTGAGCAGCAATAAATTACAGAATCACATTAGACATACATCAATATTTTGTATTAGATGGCTATGTTGTGCACAAGGTTTTTCAATTGCGTTTGTTTCAATATTCTTGATGTTGCTGAAAATTACGGTCAAATACAGATGATGCAGCCACAATGCGCTCGCAAAGACATAAAAAGAACCATTACGTCATGGCCAGCCATATTTATGGTTGTGGACAGTTGTTTAAAACCTCTAGTTTCTTAGAAGTCGTCATTTTAGTCTTCAATTGCAATGTTCTTTTTATCAACTGTTATGTAACATGTAAATGCTACGACTTTTACATATGTAGGTTGTTAGATCAGGGGATTTGGTGTCATATTGTGCCGAGGAAGGAGTAAGAATTCTCGGAGAAGGAAAGTTTCTGGTGTCTGATAGTTTTCCAGGCAATGAAAGAACCAAATACTGTCTCACATCAAAGGTATTGATTGACCTGTTCTTACGTAGTTATGTAACTAAGCTAGTTTTATTTTTCCTCACAAGAAAGTTTCTGTGTGCAGATTCCACTTGGAGTTGTTTTAGCCATTCCACCTTTTAACTATCCTGTTAATCTAGCTGTTTCAAAGATTGGTCCAGCTATTATTGCTGGAAACTCCATTGTCCTTAAACCTCCAACCCAGGTATACAACTATTCatagaccatatacatcataATAGTTGTAgttgtagaaaatatttttgatatatttCAAAGTAGCGAATAGAGAGC is from Medicago truncatula cultivar Jemalong A17 chromosome 1, MtrunA17r5.0-ANR, whole genome shotgun sequence and encodes:
- the LOC11436008 gene encoding pentatricopeptide repeat-containing protein At5g27110, producing the protein MDARKLIPLLRASVNSKSLKQGKVLHQKVVTLGLQNDVYVCKNLISLYVSCNLFDYAKNVFDVIENPFEISLCNGLMAGYTRNCMYDEALGLFDKLMCYPCLKPDSYTYPSVLKACGGLRRVVLGQMIHTCLVKEGLMVDIVVGSSLVGMYAKCNEFECAVKLFDEMPDKDVACWNTVISCYYQSGKFEEALRYFGMMRRFGFEPDSVTITTAISSCARLLDLDRGREIHKELVNSGFRMDSFVSAALVDMYGKCGQLEMAIEVFEQMPNKTVVAWNSMINGYGFKGDGISCIQLFKRMYSEGVKPTLTTLTSTLMACSQSAQLLEGKFVHGYIIRNRIQPDIFLNSSLMDLYFKCGKVESAETIFKLMPKTTTVSWNVMISGYVTEGKLFDALRLFGEMSKSFVEPDAITFTSVLAACSQLAALEKGREIHNLIVERNLGNNEVVMGALLDMYAKCGAVEEAFGVFKCLPERDLVSWTSMITAYGSHGRVYEALELFAEMLQSNVKPDRVTFLAILSACSHAGLVDDGLYHFNQMINVYGIIPRIEHYSCLITLLGRAGRLHEAYEILQSNPEISDDFQLLSTLFSACRLHKNLDLGVEIAENLIDKDPDDSSTYIILSNMYASFGKWDEVRMVRSKMKDLGLKKNPGCSWIEINEKIVPFFVEDNSHYHLEGIGNILSYLTSHMEDECKPIYMSV